A window of Lentibacillus sp. Marseille-P4043 contains these coding sequences:
- a CDS encoding ABC transporter substrate-binding protein, protein MKKFVLLLFTAMLIVVLSACGETEADGEIDKIVLADAGWDSIRVHNSIAQKIIEEGYGIDTEVTSGSTAATFQGLTEGDINVYMEVWTDNIKEIYNEALDEGDIEKVSVNFDDNVQGLYVPTYVIEGDDERGIEPMAPDLKTVEDLKKYPELFADPAEPDKGRLINAPSGWAVEKAITEKMDAYGLNDTFVNFKPGSDAAIVTSLTDAINAGDAWVGYYWSPTAVTAKYDLTLLEEPEYDKEIYDETKATAFPPNDVVVAVYKDLPDKAPELVDFLSNYETSSALTEEALNYMEENGASPEEAAMWWMEKHEDIWTGWVPEDIAKKVKESM, encoded by the coding sequence ATGAAGAAATTTGTCTTGTTATTGTTTACTGCTATGTTAATAGTGGTACTTTCTGCCTGTGGTGAGACAGAAGCAGATGGGGAAATTGATAAAATAGTTCTAGCTGATGCTGGCTGGGATAGTATTCGAGTTCATAATAGCATTGCCCAAAAAATTATTGAAGAGGGTTATGGCATTGATACTGAGGTAACAAGTGGATCTACAGCAGCAACCTTTCAAGGATTAACAGAAGGGGATATCAATGTCTACATGGAGGTATGGACTGACAATATTAAAGAAATATACAATGAAGCACTTGATGAAGGGGATATTGAAAAGGTATCCGTAAACTTTGATGATAACGTGCAAGGTTTATACGTACCGACATATGTTATCGAAGGGGATGACGAGCGTGGTATTGAACCAATGGCACCTGACTTAAAGACAGTTGAGGATTTAAAAAAATATCCAGAATTGTTTGCCGATCCAGCTGAACCGGATAAAGGTCGTTTAATTAATGCGCCAAGTGGTTGGGCTGTTGAGAAAGCAATTACCGAAAAAATGGATGCCTATGGTTTAAATGATACATTTGTAAACTTTAAGCCAGGTTCAGATGCAGCAATTGTAACATCGTTAACGGATGCAATTAATGCAGGAGATGCATGGGTGGGATATTACTGGTCACCTACTGCAGTAACAGCAAAATATGACCTGACATTATTGGAAGAACCAGAATACGATAAAGAGATTTATGATGAAACAAAAGCAACTGCATTTCCACCGAATGATGTTGTTGTGGCCGTTTATAAAGATTTGCCTGATAAAGCACCTGAATTGGTCGACTTTCTAAGTAATTATGAAACTAGTAGTGCATTAACAGAAGAGGCACTTAACTACATGGAAGAAAACGGTGCATCACCAGAAGAAGCAGCAATGTGGTGGATGGAAAAGCATGAGGATATTTGGACAGGTTGGGTTCCTGAGGATATAGCAAAAAAAGTGAAGGAATCCATGTAA
- a CDS encoding MarR family winged helix-turn-helix transcriptional regulator, translating into MELKDLINRHQNAMNTIYRNINIIIKEKVHSDITTDQFSTLQYIQNHEKCTSTEIAHSFGIGKSAVTAQINRLFDKGLIERVRDEKDRRNVYLHVTSKGAGLVDYTENEVYDAIGAHLAHFDDQEILTFIHSLEKLANVMDNE; encoded by the coding sequence ATGGAATTAAAAGACCTAATAAATCGGCATCAAAATGCAATGAACACGATTTATCGGAATATCAACATTATTATAAAAGAAAAAGTTCATTCTGATATTACAACAGATCAATTTTCTACGCTGCAGTACATACAAAACCATGAGAAATGTACATCAACCGAAATTGCTCATAGTTTTGGTATCGGAAAAAGTGCTGTTACCGCCCAAATTAACCGGTTGTTTGATAAAGGATTAATTGAACGGGTTCGGGATGAGAAAGACCGTAGAAATGTTTATTTGCATGTAACATCAAAAGGGGCGGGTCTTGTAGACTATACAGAAAATGAGGTATATGACGCAATTGGTGCTCATTTAGCACATTTTGATGATCAAGAAATACTAACATTTATCCATTCCCTGGAAAAGTTAGCAAACGTGATGGACAATGAATAG
- a CDS encoding MMPL family transporter, which translates to MKHIIKFRWLIAVLWLAVAASLFIFAPNLQDLVQEKGQITVPEGYTSQEAQALIEDMSADEGKNTASSVLVFHDDDGLDKADKKQVSQAINELKENKEELGISDILDFTEDPAIEDQTVAEDGKTIMVPFELSLENEEINTSREKIYDTVENIDVEHYLTGEQLIQQDILDNSEEGLKKTEFITVGLILIILFVVFKSFVAPFIPLLTVGISYLAAQGIVSILADTAGFPLSTFTQIFMVAVMFGIGTDYCILLISRFKEEIANHDSIKEAVAKTYKSGGKTIFFAGIAVLIGFSTIGLSTFSLYQSAVAVAVGVAVVLIALATLVPFFLVVLGKKLFWPFDKNVAHKESRIWGTAGKFAWGRPVVALVIVAVITLPFLLTYDGNKSYNSLEEIGDEYGSVKGFNWVADSFGPGQTMPTSVVLETDEPVESTEDYQAIEDISEELAKMDGVEQVRSATRPAGTVIDDFLAKNQTGMLADGIDQSTEGITKIQEGLQEAASELKKSAPQLKEAQTGVDQLMQGTQDANNGIGDISNALTKIQNGIQSGSQGAGEIKSNLQTIKDNLDQTITGNKKLLKGYQAIADGLSGVGGQEVDAQGIDELKSAMQGSLQQLTALQKSQPDLNKEQQTQLGTAIKYTEGAIDGITQLQNKLKDLQGAQTQLQTVNEQFNTLNQGLSDSIAGQEKLSSGIGELIAGVEQLQSGLNQAANGQGEVVNNIPSLQDGLSQIYGGQEELKTAFADMQDQLDQLSGGLDDSSDGLKQINDGLTEVQNHLDQFDTDSSNPVVIIPEEALENEDFMAGTEPYLSDDKTITKFDVVLSHNPYSTEAINMVDKIKDTTDKAKQDTIFADSDPKLGGISSTNNDLQNISDADYSRTVFLMIAGIFIVLVILLRSLVMPLYLIGSLILTYFTSMGVAELIFVQLLGYDGLTWAIPFFSFVMLMALGIDYSIFLMDRFNEYKNGNIKEALLSAMKNMGTVIISAAVILGGTFGAMLPSGVLSLLQIATVVLTGLFLYAFVMLPLFVPVMVRIFGKANWWPFKK; encoded by the coding sequence TTGAAACACATTATAAAATTTCGCTGGCTCATTGCTGTACTTTGGCTAGCAGTGGCAGCATCATTATTTATTTTTGCACCAAATCTCCAGGATTTAGTGCAGGAAAAAGGACAAATAACTGTCCCTGAGGGCTACACCTCTCAGGAAGCACAAGCATTAATTGAAGATATGTCAGCTGATGAAGGAAAAAACACAGCAAGTTCTGTACTTGTTTTTCATGATGACGATGGATTGGATAAGGCTGATAAAAAGCAAGTTTCACAAGCCATCAATGAATTAAAGGAAAATAAAGAAGAGCTTGGTATTTCCGATATTCTTGATTTCACGGAAGATCCGGCAATTGAAGATCAAACCGTAGCGGAAGACGGAAAAACGATCATGGTTCCATTTGAGCTTTCTCTAGAAAATGAGGAAATTAACACATCTCGCGAAAAGATCTATGACACAGTAGAAAATATTGACGTTGAGCACTATTTAACCGGTGAACAACTCATTCAACAAGACATCTTGGATAACTCAGAAGAAGGTTTGAAAAAGACAGAGTTTATCACTGTTGGGTTAATCCTAATTATTTTATTTGTCGTGTTCAAATCATTTGTTGCACCATTCATTCCATTACTAACTGTCGGTATCAGTTATCTTGCAGCACAAGGGATTGTCTCCATTTTAGCTGACACAGCTGGTTTTCCATTATCGACCTTCACACAGATTTTCATGGTCGCGGTCATGTTTGGTATTGGAACAGACTACTGTATATTATTAATTAGCAGATTTAAAGAAGAAATTGCAAATCATGATTCCATTAAAGAAGCCGTCGCGAAAACCTACAAATCAGGTGGAAAAACAATCTTCTTTGCTGGTATTGCTGTATTGATTGGTTTCTCAACAATTGGGTTATCGACATTTTCCCTTTATCAATCAGCCGTTGCGGTTGCGGTTGGTGTAGCAGTCGTACTGATTGCGTTAGCAACATTAGTTCCATTTTTCTTAGTTGTTTTAGGGAAAAAATTGTTTTGGCCATTTGATAAAAATGTTGCCCATAAGGAAAGCCGCATTTGGGGAACCGCTGGAAAGTTTGCTTGGGGCAGACCTGTCGTAGCTTTAGTTATTGTGGCCGTCATTACTTTGCCATTTTTACTAACCTATGATGGTAATAAATCCTATAACTCCCTTGAAGAAATTGGCGATGAGTACGGATCTGTAAAAGGGTTTAACTGGGTTGCTGACAGTTTTGGACCAGGTCAAACAATGCCTACATCTGTCGTACTTGAAACAGATGAACCGGTTGAATCTACGGAAGATTACCAGGCAATTGAAGATATTTCTGAGGAACTTGCCAAAATGGACGGCGTTGAACAAGTTCGTAGTGCAACACGACCAGCTGGTACAGTTATTGATGACTTTTTAGCTAAAAACCAAACAGGTATGCTAGCAGATGGTATCGACCAAAGCACGGAAGGTATTACAAAAATTCAGGAAGGATTGCAGGAAGCCGCTTCAGAATTAAAAAAATCAGCACCACAACTTAAGGAAGCCCAAACCGGCGTTGACCAATTAATGCAAGGCACACAAGATGCCAATAATGGTATTGGCGACATTAGCAATGCCTTGACGAAAATTCAAAATGGGATTCAGTCTGGCTCTCAAGGTGCAGGTGAAATAAAATCCAACCTACAAACCATTAAAGATAACTTGGATCAGACCATTACAGGAAATAAAAAGTTATTGAAAGGTTATCAGGCAATTGCTGATGGACTATCAGGTGTAGGCGGGCAAGAAGTGGACGCTCAAGGTATTGACGAGCTTAAAAGTGCAATGCAAGGTTCATTACAGCAACTAACAGCATTGCAAAAATCGCAGCCAGACCTAAATAAAGAGCAGCAGACACAATTAGGTACCGCAATTAAATATACAGAAGGCGCCATTGATGGAATTACCCAATTACAAAATAAATTAAAAGATTTGCAAGGCGCGCAAACACAACTACAAACGGTTAACGAACAGTTCAATACGTTAAACCAAGGATTGAGTGACTCGATTGCAGGTCAGGAAAAATTATCATCTGGAATTGGCGAGTTAATAGCTGGTGTTGAGCAACTTCAATCCGGATTAAACCAAGCTGCTAATGGGCAAGGTGAAGTTGTAAACAACATACCAAGCTTACAAGATGGTTTGTCACAAATTTATGGCGGGCAGGAAGAATTAAAAACTGCTTTTGCCGATATGCAAGATCAGTTAGATCAACTTTCAGGTGGACTAGATGATAGTTCAGATGGATTGAAACAAATCAATGATGGACTAACTGAGGTACAGAATCATCTAGATCAATTTGATACCGACTCAAGTAATCCTGTTGTCATTATTCCAGAAGAAGCACTGGAAAATGAAGACTTTATGGCAGGAACAGAACCATATCTTTCTGACGACAAAACAATTACTAAATTTGATGTCGTATTATCGCATAACCCATACTCAACCGAAGCAATCAATATGGTTGATAAAATAAAAGATACGACAGACAAAGCAAAACAGGATACCATCTTCGCAGACAGTGATCCTAAACTAGGCGGTATAAGCAGCACGAACAATGATTTACAAAACATTTCTGATGCTGATTACTCCCGTACAGTATTTCTTATGATTGCCGGGATCTTCATTGTCTTGGTCATTTTGTTACGCTCATTAGTGATGCCACTCTATTTAATTGGGTCACTAATCCTGACTTACTTCACGTCGATGGGTGTTGCTGAACTTATTTTCGTGCAACTACTTGGCTATGACGGGCTAACATGGGCCATTCCATTCTTCTCCTTTGTCATGCTCATGGCACTGGGAATCGACTATAGTATCTTCTTAATGGACCGCTTCAACGAATATAAAAATGGTAACATTAAAGAAGCACTATTATCGGCGATGAAAAACATGGGAACCGTTATTATTTCGGCCGCAGTTATTTTAGGCGGTACATTTGGCGCAATGCTTCCTTCAGGTGTTTTATCACTCTTGCAAATTGCAACAGTTGTACTGACGGGATTGTTTCTATACGCATTCGTCATGCTACCATTATTCGTTCCGGTTATGGTACGAATCTTTGGTAAGGCAAATTGGTGGCCATTTAAAAAATAA
- a CDS encoding undecaprenyldiphospho-muramoylpentapeptide beta-N-acetylglucosaminyltransferase: MKKKRILFTGGGTAGHVIVNLALIPAFQEEGWEIDYIGSKRGIERKLIEQLDHVTYYPISTGKLRRYISKENIKDPFKVIKGTMQAWRIIGKRKPSIIFSKGGFVSVPVIMAAKLRRVPAVIHESDFTPGLANKLAIPFAKKVLATFPETMKFLPEQKAEYVGAVIRDELFQGERGKGLTLCGFTREKPVLLIMGGSGGSEKINATVRTSLDDLLPAFQIAHICGNGKIDTTIDREGYKQFEYVNEELKDLFAATDFVLSRAGSNAIYEFLALQKPMLLIPLSRQASRGDQIINANSFKEKQYARVLEEENVTEERLVQEINQLKEQAPIMIDHMKKYQSEKAKERVIEIIKETGK; this comes from the coding sequence ATGAAAAAGAAACGAATCCTTTTTACTGGTGGCGGAACTGCAGGACACGTTATCGTAAACCTAGCATTGATTCCGGCATTTCAGGAAGAAGGATGGGAAATTGATTATATCGGATCTAAGCGTGGGATTGAACGAAAACTAATTGAGCAGTTGGATCATGTAACCTATTACCCAATATCAACCGGGAAACTACGCCGGTATATATCAAAGGAAAATATCAAGGATCCATTTAAAGTTATAAAAGGAACCATGCAGGCTTGGCGGATTATTGGAAAACGTAAACCTTCGATCATTTTTTCAAAGGGGGGATTTGTTTCGGTTCCTGTTATTATGGCGGCAAAACTAAGACGTGTTCCGGCAGTTATACATGAATCAGATTTCACCCCAGGACTTGCGAATAAGCTGGCCATTCCGTTTGCGAAAAAGGTCCTGGCAACTTTTCCGGAAACAATGAAGTTTTTACCTGAACAAAAAGCGGAATATGTTGGAGCTGTGATCCGTGATGAACTATTTCAAGGCGAACGAGGAAAGGGCTTGACGTTATGCGGATTCACTCGGGAAAAACCGGTATTATTAATCATGGGTGGAAGCGGTGGCTCGGAAAAAATAAACGCAACCGTTCGCACTAGTTTAGATGATTTGTTACCAGCGTTCCAAATTGCTCATATTTGCGGAAATGGAAAAATAGATACGACAATTGATCGTGAAGGCTATAAACAATTCGAATATGTGAATGAGGAATTAAAAGATCTCTTTGCTGCGACTGATTTTGTTTTGTCACGAGCAGGTTCCAATGCCATTTATGAGTTTTTGGCATTACAGAAACCAATGCTGCTCATCCCGTTATCCAGACAAGCAAGCAGAGGCGATCAGATTATCAACGCCAATTCCTTTAAAGAAAAACAGTATGCCCGCGTGCTAGAAGAAGAAAATGTAACGGAAGAACGGTTAGTGCAGGAAATTAACCAATTGAAAGAACAAGCACCAATCATGATCGATCATATGAAAAAGTATCAAAGTGAAAAGGCGAAAGAACGCGTTATAGAAATCATTAAAGAAACAGGAAAATAA
- a CDS encoding MATE family efflux transporter — MHETTTLKEKLKLFTIILVPILITQVSMYLMNFFDTVMSGQAGAEDLAGVAIGSSLWVPIFTGINGILLAITPIIAQLVGAKADNEVPKKVQQGIYLATALAVLVVAVGALLLNPILQMMDLETEVRHVAKYYLIFLAAGIIPLFIFNTLRCFIDALGQTRMSMLIILTSLPLNILFNYMFIFGKFGMPAFGGIGAGIATAITYWLVCLFALIVIYKIQPFRGFQIFSNWVGPSLKAWWEQLKIGIPIGFSIFFETSIFSAVTLLMSVYNTSTIAAHQAAMNFASLLYMIPLSVGMALTIAIGFEVGGKRFAEARTYGYIGISGGLFIATFSGLVLYIFNDTVAAMYNSDPKVIELTTHFIYYAIFYQLADAFGAPIQGALRGYKDVNITLVISLVSYWVIGLPSGWLLANYTALEPFGYWVGIIIGLSCGAIALVGRLMYIQKKHMRNAKRRLA; from the coding sequence ATGCATGAAACAACAACATTAAAAGAAAAATTAAAGCTTTTCACCATCATTTTGGTGCCTATTCTTATTACACAGGTTAGTATGTATTTGATGAACTTTTTCGATACCGTTATGTCCGGCCAAGCTGGTGCAGAGGATTTGGCCGGTGTTGCTATCGGTTCGAGCCTTTGGGTACCTATTTTCACTGGGATCAACGGCATCTTACTGGCTATCACGCCGATCATCGCGCAATTAGTTGGTGCAAAGGCTGACAATGAAGTACCAAAAAAAGTGCAACAGGGAATTTATTTGGCGACAGCGTTAGCAGTATTAGTCGTAGCTGTTGGTGCATTACTGCTTAACCCCATTTTACAAATGATGGACCTTGAAACAGAAGTCAGACACGTTGCAAAATATTATCTTATTTTCCTTGCCGCTGGTATTATTCCATTATTCATCTTTAACACATTACGCTGTTTTATTGATGCACTAGGACAGACACGCATGTCGATGTTGATCATTTTAACATCGTTGCCATTAAATATTTTGTTCAACTATATGTTTATCTTTGGAAAATTTGGTATGCCGGCGTTTGGCGGGATCGGCGCCGGGATTGCCACAGCGATTACCTATTGGTTGGTTTGCTTGTTTGCTTTAATCGTCATCTACAAAATTCAACCATTCCGTGGCTTTCAAATATTTTCAAACTGGGTTGGTCCTTCATTAAAAGCGTGGTGGGAACAACTGAAAATCGGCATTCCCATCGGTTTTTCAATCTTTTTTGAAACGAGTATATTTTCTGCGGTAACGTTATTGATGAGTGTCTATAACACTAGTACGATTGCCGCTCACCAAGCTGCAATGAATTTTGCTTCCTTATTATATATGATTCCGTTAAGTGTCGGGATGGCATTGACGATCGCAATCGGCTTTGAGGTCGGTGGCAAGCGATTTGCTGAGGCACGAACGTATGGCTATATTGGAATTAGTGGTGGATTGTTTATCGCAACATTTTCCGGTCTAGTATTATATATTTTCAATGACACGGTTGCGGCCATGTATAATTCCGATCCTAAAGTGATTGAGTTGACGACACATTTCATTTACTATGCGATTTTTTACCAACTTGCAGATGCCTTTGGGGCGCCCATCCAAGGTGCATTAAGAGGATACAAAGATGTTAATATTACACTAGTTATTTCTTTAGTCTCGTACTGGGTGATTGGTTTACCTAGCGGCTGGCTACTTGCCAATTATACTGCATTGGAACCATTTGGATATTGGGTCGGTATTATTATCGGATTAAGCTGTGGAGCAATTGCCCTAGTTGGCAGGCTTATGTATATCCAGAAAAAGCATATGCGTAATGCAAAGAGAAGGCTCGCATAA
- a CDS encoding NupC/NupG family nucleoside CNT transporter yields the protein MDILLGFVAIIIVLGLAFLMSNDKKNINYKGIVVMLVAQFLITWFMFTTEIGQKIINGISSVFNKLIEFGTEGVNFVVGGIAVNEGGSVFFFNVLLLIIFFSTLLSVLTYLKILPFIIKYLGGFLSKLTGLPKVESFNAVNSIFFGQSEALLAIKTQFHHLEKNRLYIVSASAMGSVSASIVGSYLQILPPEYVLVALPLNMFSAVMISSVIAPVNVPKAEDHVDVKDVSQDKSIFEAMGNGALDGGKIALTVAAMLVAFIASLELVNWIIQSVFAGVTLQQILGYIIAPIGILMGISPGEVIEAGGIMGTKIVTNEFVAMLEFQNILGGMSEKTVGIVSVFLTSFANFSSIGIIAGTVQAIDSKKAVQVSGFGMKLLVGATLASILSATVAGIFI from the coding sequence GTGGATATTCTTCTAGGGTTTGTTGCAATCATTATTGTCCTCGGACTAGCATTTTTGATGTCTAATGATAAAAAAAATATCAATTACAAGGGCATCGTTGTTATGTTGGTTGCACAATTTTTAATAACCTGGTTCATGTTTACAACCGAAATCGGACAAAAAATTATTAATGGTATCTCGTCTGTTTTCAATAAATTAATTGAATTCGGTACAGAAGGTGTTAACTTCGTTGTCGGGGGAATTGCCGTTAATGAAGGTGGCAGCGTCTTCTTCTTTAATGTGCTATTACTTATTATCTTTTTCTCAACGCTTTTATCTGTATTGACGTATTTAAAAATTTTGCCGTTTATCATCAAATATCTTGGCGGATTTTTATCAAAACTTACTGGTCTACCAAAAGTGGAATCTTTCAATGCCGTAAATAGTATCTTTTTCGGTCAATCCGAAGCATTGCTTGCAATTAAGACACAGTTTCACCACTTGGAAAAAAATCGCTTATACATTGTCAGCGCTTCTGCGATGGGATCTGTTTCTGCTTCGATTGTAGGCTCATACCTACAAATTTTGCCGCCTGAATATGTTTTAGTCGCATTGCCGTTGAACATGTTTAGTGCAGTGATGATTTCCTCTGTGATTGCACCTGTCAATGTACCAAAGGCAGAAGATCATGTAGATGTAAAAGATGTATCACAGGATAAAAGTATTTTTGAAGCAATGGGAAATGGTGCACTTGATGGTGGGAAAATTGCCTTGACTGTTGCTGCCATGCTTGTTGCGTTCATTGCATCACTCGAGCTGGTAAACTGGATCATTCAGTCCGTGTTCGCAGGTGTAACATTACAACAAATCCTCGGATATATCATTGCACCAATTGGTATCTTGATGGGAATATCACCTGGTGAAGTAATCGAAGCTGGTGGGATTATGGGGACAAAAATTGTCACAAACGAGTTCGTTGCCATGCTTGAATTCCAAAATATCCTTGGAGGTATGTCAGAAAAAACAGTTGGGATTGTATCGGTATTCTTAACGAGTTTTGCCAACTTTTCATCAATCGGAATTATCGCCGGAACGGTACAAGCAATTGATAGTAAAAAGGCCGTACAAGTATCCGGATTTGGCATGAAATTGCTTGTCGGTGCAACACTTGCATCAATCCTATCTGCTACAGTAGCTGGAATTTTTATATGA
- a CDS encoding NCS2 family permease encodes MMEKLFKLKQNNTNIRTEIVGGVTTFLTMVYIIIVNPAILSAAGVPFDQVFMATIISAVVGTLCMALFANYPIAIAPGMGLNAYFASVVGMQGLSYQTVFGTVFLAGIIFMLLSFTTLRETLIEAIPASLKFGITSGIGLFIAFLGLKMSGIVVPNDVNMVGIGDLHAPVTLLTIVGLFITLILMVWNVKGALFIGMIITGVIGFFTGQLEFDGFTSAPPTPVFFDMDITGVFSNGLYTVVFAFLLVTIFDTTGTLIGVAEQAGYMKNGKLPRAKSALMADATATTVGSLFGTSPSTAYVESTSGVAAGGRTGLTSVVVAILFIISIFFTPIIGAISDLPAITAPVLIIVGCFMMEGLARIDWKTFDDAFPAFAIILTMPLTSSIATGISIGFITYPLLKLVTGKGKDVHWILYVFGVIFVLQMIFFPAH; translated from the coding sequence ATGATGGAAAAACTATTTAAGTTAAAACAAAACAATACAAATATCCGAACAGAAATAGTAGGTGGGGTAACTACTTTTCTGACGATGGTTTATATTATTATTGTCAATCCGGCAATTCTTTCTGCAGCAGGGGTTCCATTTGATCAAGTGTTTATGGCAACAATCATCTCAGCAGTTGTTGGTACATTGTGTATGGCCTTATTTGCTAATTATCCGATTGCAATTGCACCAGGAATGGGATTAAATGCCTATTTTGCCAGTGTAGTCGGTATGCAAGGATTGTCTTATCAAACGGTTTTTGGAACTGTATTTTTGGCAGGTATTATCTTTATGTTATTAAGTTTTACAACGTTGCGGGAAACATTGATTGAAGCAATTCCTGCATCTTTAAAATTCGGTATAACGTCTGGAATTGGTTTGTTTATTGCATTTTTAGGCTTAAAGATGTCTGGAATTGTTGTTCCAAATGATGTGAATATGGTTGGCATTGGTGATTTACATGCACCGGTAACGTTATTGACGATTGTCGGTTTGTTTATTACATTAATTTTGATGGTGTGGAATGTGAAAGGTGCATTGTTTATTGGAATGATCATAACTGGCGTGATTGGTTTTTTTACCGGACAATTAGAGTTTGATGGATTTACTTCGGCACCACCAACCCCGGTGTTTTTTGACATGGACATAACTGGTGTATTCAGTAATGGTCTTTACACGGTTGTGTTTGCCTTTTTATTGGTGACGATTTTTGATACAACAGGTACATTAATTGGCGTTGCCGAGCAGGCAGGGTATATGAAAAATGGTAAGCTACCTCGTGCAAAATCAGCACTTATGGCTGATGCAACGGCTACAACAGTCGGTTCTTTGTTTGGGACGAGTCCTTCAACTGCATATGTAGAATCAACATCTGGTGTAGCCGCTGGTGGGAGAACCGGATTAACATCTGTTGTCGTAGCAATCTTATTTATTATTTCTATTTTCTTCACACCAATTATTGGCGCGATCTCAGACTTACCAGCGATTACCGCACCGGTATTGATTATAGTTGGCTGCTTCATGATGGAGGGGCTTGCACGTATCGATTGGAAAACATTTGATGATGCCTTCCCAGCCTTCGCGATTATTTTAACTATGCCGTTAACGTCAAGTATTGCAACTGGGATTTCAATTGGCTTTATCACATATCCGTTACTTAAATTGGTAACAGGAAAAGGGAAAGATGTTCACTGGATTTTATATGTATTCGGAGTAATATTTGTCCTGCAAATGATTTTCTTTCCAGCACATTAA
- the odhB gene encoding 2-oxoglutarate dehydrogenase complex dihydrolipoyllysine-residue succinyltransferase, with protein sequence MKEIKIPELAESITEGTIAEWLVKKGDKIEKGDPVVELETDKVNVEVNSDYAGVLVEIVAEEDTDVEVGDVIAKLDENGEAGGDASASAEKEEPKAEEKEAPKEEPKKEAAKEEPQEAPKEDNKTDVIASPAARKRARELNIDLSQVSTRDPLGRVRPEDVEAAAKGGNDQKQTKQAKKEAPKNSEKTEFDKPVERVKMTRRRQTIAKNLVNVQQESAMLTTFNEVDMTAVMNLRSQRKENFIKKHDVKLGFMSFFTKAVVGALKEFPLLNAEIQGNELVVKKFYDIGIAVSTDDGLVVPVVRDADRLDFAGIEREIGNLGQKAQNKELALKDLQGGTFTITNGGTFGSMMSTPILNAPQVGILGMHNIVKRPMVMPDDTIEVRPMMYLAVSYDHRIVDGKEAVQFLVRIKQLLEDPYDLLLEG encoded by the coding sequence GTGAAAGAAATAAAGATTCCAGAACTTGCTGAATCAATCACAGAAGGTACTATCGCTGAATGGTTAGTAAAAAAAGGTGACAAAATCGAAAAAGGTGACCCTGTCGTTGAACTGGAAACAGACAAAGTAAACGTTGAGGTAAACTCTGATTATGCTGGTGTTCTTGTTGAGATTGTCGCTGAAGAAGATACTGACGTTGAAGTTGGCGATGTCATCGCAAAACTAGACGAGAATGGGGAAGCTGGCGGCGATGCATCAGCATCAGCTGAAAAAGAAGAGCCAAAAGCAGAAGAAAAAGAAGCACCAAAAGAGGAACCGAAAAAAGAAGCAGCGAAAGAAGAACCACAAGAAGCACCAAAAGAAGACAATAAAACGGATGTTATCGCTTCTCCTGCAGCTAGAAAACGCGCACGTGAATTAAACATTGATCTAAGTCAAGTTAGCACGCGCGACCCATTAGGACGTGTACGCCCAGAAGATGTAGAAGCTGCAGCAAAAGGTGGTAACGACCAAAAACAAACAAAACAGGCTAAAAAAGAAGCACCAAAGAACTCCGAGAAAACTGAATTCGACAAGCCTGTTGAGCGCGTAAAAATGACTCGTCGTCGCCAAACAATCGCGAAAAATCTTGTTAATGTACAACAAGAATCAGCAATGTTAACAACGTTTAATGAAGTAGACATGACAGCTGTTATGAATCTACGTAGTCAACGTAAAGAAAATTTCATTAAGAAACATGATGTAAAGCTTGGATTCATGTCATTCTTTACAAAAGCAGTAGTTGGCGCTCTAAAAGAATTTCCATTATTAAATGCTGAAATTCAAGGCAATGAACTTGTCGTGAAAAAATTCTATGACATTGGAATTGCTGTTTCAACGGATGATGGATTAGTCGTACCAGTTGTTCGTGATGCAGACCGCTTAGACTTTGCTGGCATCGAGCGTGAAATTGGCAACTTAGGTCAAAAAGCACAGAATAAAGAGCTGGCATTGAAAGATCTTCAAGGCGGTACGTTCACAATTACAAATGGTGGTACATTTGGATCCATGATGTCTACACCTATCTTAAACGCACCACAAGTCGGTATCCTTGGTATGCATAACATTGTTAAGCGCCCAATGGTAATGCCGGATGATACAATTGAAGTTCGCCCAATGATGTATCTAGCAGTATCATATGACCACCGTATTGTTGACGGAAAAGAAGCGGTTCAATTCTTAGTACGTATTAAACAATTGCTAGAAGATCCATATGATTTATTGTTAGAAGGATAA